A genomic window from Microvirga sp. TS319 includes:
- a CDS encoding carbohydrate ABC transporter permease, with protein sequence MAATAASPIEAVPPRARVNRQAMIEKLVGMGFAFPAFLLLVVITITPLIVLFYLSLTDYELGALDFTNVGLGNFQKAMSDPVFRRSLWNTVLYVSIVLPGAVGLGLLVAVLVHGRRRTRSFYEVIYFLPVTSTLIAMATVWQVLLHPRLGPINAFLRAIGIGEVAFLSDPSLALPTLAVIGIWQLVGFNMVLFLAGLSAIPKDLYEAAEIDGCASGIDRFLTITWPLLGPTTMFVIVTTSITAFKVFDTVAVMTRGGPAGASEVLLYAVYLEGFQYFHTAYAAALTIIFLVFILIFSVIQTFVLDRRVHY encoded by the coding sequence ATGGCCGCGACAGCCGCATCCCCGATCGAGGCCGTTCCGCCGCGGGCCCGCGTCAACCGGCAGGCCATGATCGAGAAGCTGGTCGGGATGGGATTTGCATTCCCGGCCTTCCTGCTTCTCGTCGTCATCACCATCACTCCGCTGATCGTCCTCTTCTATTTGAGCCTCACAGATTACGAACTCGGCGCACTGGACTTCACGAATGTCGGCCTCGGCAATTTCCAGAAGGCGATGTCGGATCCGGTCTTCAGGCGCTCTCTCTGGAACACGGTTCTTTACGTCTCCATCGTCCTGCCCGGCGCGGTTGGGCTCGGTCTCCTGGTGGCGGTGCTCGTCCATGGCCGCAGGAGAACCCGCTCGTTCTACGAGGTGATCTATTTCCTGCCGGTCACCTCGACCTTGATCGCCATGGCGACGGTCTGGCAGGTTCTGCTCCATCCGCGGCTCGGACCCATCAATGCCTTTCTCCGCGCGATCGGCATCGGCGAGGTCGCCTTCCTCAGCGATCCGTCTCTTGCGCTGCCGACGCTCGCCGTCATCGGCATATGGCAGCTCGTGGGTTTCAACATGGTCCTGTTCCTGGCGGGCCTTTCGGCCATTCCAAAGGACCTCTACGAGGCCGCCGAGATCGACGGCTGCGCCAGCGGGATCGACCGGTTCCTCACGATCACCTGGCCGCTTCTCGGGCCGACGACCATGTTCGTGATCGTCACCACCTCGATCACCGCCTTCAAGGTCTTCGACACGGTCGCGGTGATGACCCGCGGCGGCCCGGCCGGGGCGTCCGAGGTGCTGCTCTACGCGGTCTACCTGGAAGGCTTCCAGTACTTCCACACGGCCTATGCGGCCGCGCTGACGATCATCTTCCTCGTCTTCATCCTCATCTTCTCCGTCATCCAGACCTTCGTTCTCGATCGCCGGGTGCATTACTGA
- a CDS encoding ABC transporter ATP-binding protein has product MARVELRALAKSFGAVPVLSGIDLDIADGEFLTLIGPSGCGKSTLIRMIAGLEPQTSGSMFIGGAPIDHLRPHERRVAMVFQSYALYPHMSVFSNIALPLTMQRLSLWERLPLIKHFSSRRRRVMPEIAREVRAIAEQLQIEHLLDRRPARLSGGQRQRVALGRAMVRHPDVFLMDEPLSNLDAKLRVHMRTELAELHQRLKTTFIYVTHDQVEAMTMSDRVAMMDAGRILQLGTPTELYERPVNIKVASFIGSPTINLLKAKVGHDGCIELMGRRLPLKTSLAPGSDVTLGIRPEAVSPATTGEARPGRASLPARLRRKENLGSEFILHFDVAGPASVVARVPAGPEVQAVSGDVELSFDVAACHIFDERGERVDPDQSNGKPIARPLTLVTRGGAA; this is encoded by the coding sequence ATGGCCCGAGTTGAATTGCGTGCCCTTGCCAAGTCCTTCGGGGCGGTTCCGGTCCTGAGCGGGATCGATCTCGACATCGCCGACGGGGAGTTCCTGACGCTCATCGGTCCATCGGGATGCGGGAAGTCGACCCTCATCCGAATGATCGCCGGGCTCGAGCCGCAGACGTCGGGCTCCATGTTCATCGGCGGCGCGCCCATCGACCATCTTCGCCCGCACGAGAGGCGGGTCGCGATGGTGTTCCAGTCCTACGCCCTCTATCCCCATATGTCGGTGTTCTCCAACATCGCGCTTCCACTGACGATGCAGCGATTGTCGCTGTGGGAGCGGCTGCCGCTGATCAAGCACTTTTCGAGCCGCCGCCGGAGGGTCATGCCCGAGATCGCGCGCGAGGTGCGCGCCATCGCCGAGCAGCTCCAGATCGAGCACCTGCTCGACCGCCGGCCGGCGCGTCTTTCGGGAGGACAGCGCCAGCGCGTCGCGCTCGGGCGCGCGATGGTGCGCCATCCCGACGTGTTCCTCATGGACGAGCCGCTGTCGAATCTCGACGCCAAGCTGCGCGTCCACATGCGGACCGAACTGGCGGAGCTTCATCAGCGACTCAAGACGACATTCATCTACGTGACCCACGATCAGGTCGAAGCGATGACCATGTCCGACCGCGTCGCCATGATGGATGCCGGACGCATTCTGCAACTCGGCACCCCGACCGAACTCTACGAGCGGCCGGTCAACATCAAGGTCGCGTCCTTCATCGGGAGTCCCACCATCAATCTCCTGAAAGCGAAGGTGGGCCATGACGGCTGCATCGAGCTGATGGGCAGGCGGCTTCCGCTCAAAACCTCACTGGCGCCGGGCTCGGACGTGACGCTCGGAATCAGGCCGGAGGCGGTGTCCCCGGCCACGACCGGGGAGGCGCGCCCCGGCCGCGCGTCGCTGCCGGCGAGGCTGCGCCGCAAGGAAAATCTCGGCTCGGAATTCATCCTCCATTTCGACGTCGCCGGGCCCGCATCGGTGGTCGCGCGCGTTCCCGCCGGTCCCGAGGTTCAGGCCGTCAGCGGCGACGTCGAACTAAGCTTCGACGTGGCGGCTTGCCACATCTTCGACGAGCGGGGCGAACGCGTCGATCCTGACCAGTCGAACGGGAAGCCGATCGCGCGTCCGCTCACGCTCGTCACGCGCGGAGGAGCCGCGTGA
- a CDS encoding metallophosphoesterase, producing the protein MRVLQISDTHLSPTKRHFAANWPALLAWATEQRPDLIIHTGDVSVDGADQEEDLAYCASIFRNLPAPVLSVPGNHDVGEAYHPHQPVDRARLERWRRHFGGDWWLRDVENWRLLGLNAMLFGSDLPDEEEQLAWLRKAMTDATGRRIAWFTHKPLFLEGPDEPDTGYWSVKPGPRKALLDLVREFDVALIATGHLHKSHDLRVDGCRYIWGPSAGFVVGPEMQPPMPGECRLGAVIYDFADSDVTATREDVPGLTTYWIDDVVHEVYPPRQAA; encoded by the coding sequence ATGCGCGTGCTTCAGATCTCCGACACCCATCTGAGTCCGACGAAGAGGCACTTCGCGGCCAATTGGCCGGCGCTTCTGGCATGGGCAACGGAGCAGCGGCCGGATCTGATCATCCATACCGGCGACGTGTCGGTCGACGGGGCGGATCAGGAGGAGGATCTGGCCTACTGCGCTTCGATCTTCAGGAATCTCCCGGCGCCCGTCCTGTCGGTGCCTGGGAACCACGATGTCGGCGAGGCCTATCATCCGCACCAGCCCGTCGACCGGGCGCGGCTCGAGCGCTGGCGCCGTCATTTCGGTGGCGACTGGTGGCTCCGGGACGTGGAAAACTGGCGTTTGCTGGGTCTCAACGCGATGCTGTTCGGCTCGGACCTGCCCGACGAGGAGGAGCAGCTCGCCTGGCTCCGGAAGGCCATGACCGACGCCACGGGGCGCCGGATCGCCTGGTTCACGCACAAGCCGCTCTTCCTCGAAGGACCGGACGAGCCCGATACAGGCTACTGGTCGGTTAAACCCGGGCCGCGAAAGGCGCTTCTGGACCTCGTGCGGGAGTTCGACGTCGCACTCATCGCGACGGGACATCTCCACAAATCCCATGACCTGCGCGTGGATGGCTGCCGCTACATCTGGGGTCCATCCGCCGGCTTCGTCGTGGGACCCGAGATGCAGCCGCCGATGCCGGGAGAGTGCCGCCTCGGCGCGGTGATATACGACTTCGCGGATTCCGACGTGACGGCGACCCGCGAGGACGTGCCCGGGCTCACCACATACTGGATCGACGACGTGGTGCACGAGGTCTATCCGCCGCGGCAAGCGGCCTGA
- a CDS encoding sugar-binding transcriptional regulator has protein sequence MINSADNSLETRVAWLYFMEGLTQAEIAEKLGMTRLRVNRMLVDARASGLVNITLNSQFATCVELEQFLVREFGLKDAVIIPTPGDPDLVPVLIGQATGEYLSNLLETNRITGLGLGWGATLRETIRKTRAGRYPDLCVNSMMGGLTHGLELNTFETASSLANLLNAECQYLAAPIYAGSPQSRDIILAQDVFRETFERIATNDVAVLSIGDLSPRSLLIRYGLPRDVIVDELAACGAVGDILGQFYDAEGRMIDHPLNRRAIALPLDELSRIPTVILASGGKNKTQAIAGALKARFASVIVCDEETARGACDLIGTGVASQARPERRRGGR, from the coding sequence ATGATCAATTCGGCAGACAACTCTCTCGAGACCCGCGTCGCCTGGCTCTATTTCATGGAAGGGCTGACGCAGGCCGAGATCGCGGAAAAACTCGGCATGACCCGGTTGCGCGTGAACCGGATGCTGGTGGACGCCCGCGCGAGCGGCCTCGTGAACATCACGCTCAATTCGCAATTCGCGACCTGTGTCGAACTCGAGCAATTCCTCGTTCGCGAATTCGGCCTCAAGGACGCGGTCATCATCCCGACGCCCGGCGACCCCGATCTCGTTCCGGTCCTGATCGGGCAGGCCACGGGCGAATATCTGTCGAACCTTCTTGAGACGAACCGGATCACGGGCCTGGGACTGGGCTGGGGCGCAACGCTTCGTGAAACCATCCGCAAGACGCGCGCCGGACGCTACCCGGACCTGTGCGTCAACTCGATGATGGGCGGCCTGACGCATGGGCTTGAACTCAATACCTTCGAGACCGCGAGCAGCTTGGCCAACCTCCTGAATGCCGAGTGCCAATATCTGGCCGCGCCCATCTACGCGGGGAGCCCGCAGTCCCGCGACATCATTCTGGCGCAGGACGTGTTCCGCGAGACGTTCGAGCGCATCGCGACCAACGACGTCGCGGTGCTCAGCATCGGCGATCTGTCTCCCCGCTCGCTGTTGATCCGCTATGGCCTGCCGCGCGACGTGATCGTCGACGAACTCGCGGCGTGCGGCGCGGTTGGGGACATCCTGGGGCAGTTCTACGATGCGGAGGGACGGATGATCGATCATCCGCTGAACCGCCGCGCCATCGCGCTCCCGCTCGACGAGCTTTCGCGGATCCCCACCGTCATTCTCGCATCGGGCGGGAAGAACAAGACGCAAGCCATCGCCGGAGCCCTGAAGGCGCGCTTCGCCTCGGTGATCGTCTGCGATGAGGAGACGGCCAGAGGCGCCTGCGATCTGATCGGCACCGGCGTGGCCTCTCAGGCGAGACCGGAGCGGCGGCGCGGCGGGCGCTGA
- a CDS encoding sn-glycerol-1-phosphate dehydrogenase → MTDQAQVLGDAIRTAATTRFVRVAPSALAALPDAVRVAGDRPPMIVADQNTMAAAGRDALSLLEQAGFLTEAPVILEGKPRLKPNAQVARDMANAIKARGVIPVSVGSGVVNDLTKYAAELAGVAYVSVPTAASMDGYAASGAALLDNGFKRTLACAPPVSIVADLDVIARAPPRMAGWGYGDLAGKIVAGADWTLADALGEEPLNREPFALVQENVRAWLSKPADIGRADPAALGDLMDGLLVSGFAMQAHGNSRPASGAEHLISHVWEMEGLTHRGEPAAHGACVGIGTVAILALYEWFLAQDIDDEVVRRAAGRTASPDSIEAEIAAAFPNQAIAESARIEMREKLGQATRRAERLSTLRATWPSLREELRRFCVSPGEVEGWLREAGAPTHPEDLGVPLQTLAAEYRRARLIRRRFTILDLLDDLGWLDRGVVALFAEGGFWGRRSREGERPAASAQGC, encoded by the coding sequence ATGACAGATCAGGCGCAGGTTCTCGGCGACGCGATCCGGACGGCGGCAACCACGCGCTTCGTGCGGGTGGCTCCGTCCGCTCTGGCCGCGTTGCCGGACGCCGTCAGGGTCGCAGGAGACCGGCCGCCCATGATCGTCGCCGACCAGAACACGATGGCCGCGGCCGGGCGCGATGCACTCTCCCTCCTGGAGCAGGCGGGGTTTCTCACGGAAGCCCCGGTCATCCTGGAAGGCAAACCGCGCCTGAAGCCGAATGCCCAGGTTGCACGCGACATGGCGAACGCGATCAAGGCGCGGGGCGTGATTCCGGTCTCGGTCGGGTCTGGCGTCGTCAACGACCTCACGAAATATGCCGCCGAGCTGGCGGGTGTCGCCTATGTCAGCGTCCCCACGGCGGCGTCCATGGACGGCTATGCGGCCTCGGGCGCCGCACTGCTCGACAACGGGTTCAAGCGCACGCTCGCCTGTGCTCCGCCTGTCAGCATCGTTGCGGATCTCGACGTGATTGCCCGGGCACCGCCCCGCATGGCCGGCTGGGGTTACGGCGACCTTGCCGGCAAGATCGTCGCGGGTGCCGATTGGACGCTGGCCGACGCCCTCGGCGAGGAGCCGCTCAACCGGGAGCCGTTCGCGCTCGTCCAGGAGAATGTGCGTGCGTGGCTGTCGAAGCCCGCTGACATCGGCAGAGCCGATCCGGCGGCACTCGGTGATCTGATGGATGGCCTGCTCGTCTCGGGTTTCGCGATGCAGGCCCACGGCAATTCCCGGCCAGCGAGCGGAGCCGAGCATCTCATCTCCCATGTCTGGGAAATGGAGGGGCTGACCCATCGGGGTGAGCCGGCTGCACATGGCGCCTGCGTCGGGATCGGGACGGTGGCGATCCTGGCGCTCTACGAATGGTTCCTGGCGCAGGACATCGATGACGAGGTCGTCCGCCGTGCTGCCGGCAGGACGGCCTCGCCTGACAGCATCGAAGCCGAGATCGCTGCGGCCTTTCCCAATCAAGCCATCGCCGAGAGCGCCCGCATCGAGATGCGCGAGAAGCTGGGGCAGGCCACGCGACGCGCCGAGCGGCTTTCCACGCTCCGCGCGACCTGGCCGAGTCTGCGGGAAGAACTGCGCCGTTTCTGCGTTTCACCGGGCGAGGTCGAAGGCTGGCTCCGAGAGGCCGGCGCGCCGACCCATCCGGAGGATCTCGGGGTGCCTTTGCAGACGCTGGCGGCGGAGTATCGGAGGGCCCGCCTGATCCGCCGGCGGTTCACGATCCTCGACCTTCTCGACGATCTGGGATGGCTCGACAGGGGAGTCGTCGCGCTCTTTGCCGAGGGTGGCTTCTGGGGTCGTCGCTCCAGGGAGGGAGAGCGGCCCGCCGCGTCGGCGCAAGGCTGCTAG